The genomic window AATGCTTTCAGGTGATGAAGTTTTACGAGATATATTGTACAACGGAAATCCAGCTTACGAAAAAGGCGCAATTGTTTGCAGAGTAGCACCTTCTTTCATTCGTTTTGGTAGTTTCGAGTTGTTTTATGCCAGAAATGATCGTGCGAATCTTAAATCATTAACCGATTTTACTATCAAACATCATTTTCCAACTATTGAAAGTGAAGGAATAGAAAAATACTTGGACTTTTTTCAAGAAGTGACAAATACCACTTTGGATATGATTATTCACTGGCAAAGAGTAGGTTTTGTTCATGGAGTAATGAACACCGATAATATGTCTATTCACGGTTTGACTATAGATTATGGTCCTTACGGATGGTTAGAAGATTATAATCCGAATTGGACTCCCAATACCACCGACAGACAAAATAAAAGATACCGTTTTGGCAATCAACCTGAAATTGCGTTGTGGAATTTGTATAAATTAGCTAATGCTTTGTATCTTTTGATTAACGATGCCACACCATTAGAGTCTATCTTAAATGCTTATAGTGTTGATTATCAAAAAAAGTATTTGGATATGATGCGCAATAAATTAGGTTTGAATATTGAAAAAGAAGAAGATGCTATTTTAGTCGAAAGATTAACCGAATTATTGCAATTGGTAGAAACCGATATGACGATTTTTTTTAGAAATTTGAGCACTATCAAAAAACAAGATACAGCGGAAATTGCTTTCGAAAAAATTAAAATTTCTTTTTATAATGAAAAGGATTTAACCGAATTTATTTTGAATAATTGGTGCAATTGGTTGGATTATTATAGCAAACGACTCCAGCAAGAAACAGTTACCGACGAGGAACGAAAAGAAGAAATGAACGCCGTAAATCCTAAATATGTTTTAAGAAATTACATGGCTCAATTAAGTATTGATGCTGCCGATAAAGGCGATTATTCTATGGTAAACGAACTTTTTGAATTGCTCAAGAAACCATACCATGAGCAACCTGATTTTGAAAAATGGTTTGCTAAAAGACCAGATTGGGCTAGAGACAAAGTAGGTTGTTCTATGTTAAGTTGTAGTTCATAAAAAACAAAAAATCTTAAGTTATTAGCTTAAGATTTTTTGTTTTTACCAAAATTGAATTTCACTTTCTCTACTATTTGAGGTTTGTTGTTTCCTTTTGGAAATTCTTTTTTAAACGGTTTTTTTGTGGCAGGTTTTGTTTTAGACGGACTTTGATCGCCTCTGAATTTGTCTTCGTCTTTTGGTTTTTCCTTAAATTCGGGTCTTTCTTTCGTCCCTTCTTTTGCTGGAATTTCGGCTTTGTGTTTGGCTAAAACCTCATTAGGGTTTTTAGGATTTTCTTTGGTGCCACGAAGATGAATCACTAATCCGTTTAAGAAATTACGCAACACTTGATCGCCACATTCTACATAATTTTCATGATTTTCGGCACGAAAAAAAGCACTTAATTCTGTTTTTGAAATCCTAAAATCTACTAATTCTAAAATTTCTACTATTTGGTCATCGCGAAGCATTAAAGCTACACGAAGTTTTTTGAATATATCGTTGTTTGTCATTTTTATGATTTAAAGTG from Flavobacterium eburneipallidum includes these protein-coding regions:
- a CDS encoding protein adenylyltransferase SelO; amino-acid sequence: MKLHIQNNFTAELPADSSEINTPRQVEKACFSYVTPKQPSNPLLIHASTEVGDLIGLSPEDIASNDFLNTFSGKRIYPNTKPYALAYAGHQFGNWAGQLGDGRAINLTEVVHNNQSFTLQLKGAGPTPYSRTADGFAVLRSSIREHLCAEAMHYLGVPTTRSLSLMLSGDEVLRDILYNGNPAYEKGAIVCRVAPSFIRFGSFELFYARNDRANLKSLTDFTIKHHFPTIESEGIEKYLDFFQEVTNTTLDMIIHWQRVGFVHGVMNTDNMSIHGLTIDYGPYGWLEDYNPNWTPNTTDRQNKRYRFGNQPEIALWNLYKLANALYLLINDATPLESILNAYSVDYQKKYLDMMRNKLGLNIEKEEDAILVERLTELLQLVETDMTIFFRNLSTIKKQDTAEIAFEKIKISFYNEKDLTEFILNNWCNWLDYYSKRLQQETVTDEERKEEMNAVNPKYVLRNYMAQLSIDAADKGDYSMVNELFELLKKPYHEQPDFEKWFAKRPDWARDKVGCSMLSCSS
- a CDS encoding DUF1456 family protein, encoding MTNNDIFKKLRVALMLRDDQIVEILELVDFRISKTELSAFFRAENHENYVECGDQVLRNFLNGLVIHLRGTKENPKNPNEVLAKHKAEIPAKEGTKERPEFKEKPKDEDKFRGDQSPSKTKPATKKPFKKEFPKGNNKPQIVEKVKFNFGKNKKS